A genomic region of Cyanobacteria bacterium FACHB-DQ100 contains the following coding sequences:
- a CDS encoding cytochrome b/b6 domain-containing protein, with amino-acid sequence MSRTKPYQPSLLRFLHGVNALLVIAALISGYWVYDTFDGRFGKVPLPRINPIIDYHGTIGLTFFLFAPLFVIYSLWCGRKKLVQKDSIAQLSNIGKPIWWISLQRLTNTVMLLAIVFAAISGKLMDETWLPTGELHHLAYSLHLTAWATMLVCLALHLLMSAKVGGVPLLLSMSSFKVRSDDHPKLWIQQLRNRV; translated from the coding sequence ATGTCACGCACTAAACCTTATCAACCTTCACTGCTGCGCTTTCTGCACGGAGTCAATGCACTGTTGGTGATTGCGGCATTGATCAGCGGGTATTGGGTGTATGACACATTTGATGGACGCTTTGGAAAGGTTCCCTTACCCAGAATCAATCCGATCATTGACTACCACGGCACGATCGGACTGACGTTTTTTCTATTTGCACCGTTATTTGTGATTTATAGTCTTTGGTGCGGTCGAAAGAAATTAGTTCAAAAAGACTCGATCGCACAATTGTCGAACATTGGAAAGCCAATTTGGTGGATTAGTCTACAACGGCTAACAAATACAGTAATGTTGCTTGCGATCGTATTTGCTGCAATTAGCGGAAAACTAATGGATGAAACTTGGTTGCCCACAGGTGAACTGCATCATTTGGCTTATTCCTTACATCTCACTGCTTGGGCAACGATGCTTGTCTGTTTAGCACTGCATCTATTGATGAGCGCTAAAGTGGGAGGTGTGCCGCTTTTGTTATCGATGAGCAGCTTTAAGGTGCGATCGGACGACCACCCAAAATTGTGGATTCAACAACTCCGAAATCGAGTTTAA